The Crocosphaera subtropica ATCC 51142 genome includes a window with the following:
- a CDS encoding DUF4346 domain-containing protein translates to MNQLAKTIKQLDDQLSKRPIDLDPGGYFIIYLDRENELICAKHFTNIINEKGLAVDPETGEVIAARGKTNRTAETLFTGRSAKELCVKVIEDNENCPITMLDHAAYLGREFMKAEIALIQGTEYIQD, encoded by the coding sequence ATGAATCAATTAGCAAAAACCATTAAACAACTCGATGATCAACTCTCAAAACGTCCCATTGACCTTGATCCAGGGGGATATTTTATTATTTACCTTGATCGAGAAAATGAGCTTATTTGTGCTAAACATTTCACTAATATTATTAATGAAAAAGGATTAGCGGTTGACCCAGAAACGGGAGAAGTCATTGCTGCAAGGGGTAAAACCAATCGCACAGCCGAAACCCTTTTTACAGGACGTAGTGCTAAAGAATTATGTGTCAAAGTCATTGAAGACAATGAAAATTGTCCGATTACAATGTTAGATCATGCAGCTTACTTGGGTCGAGAATTTATGAAGGCGGAAATAGCGTTAATTCAAGGAACAGAATATATACAAGATTAA
- a CDS encoding UDP-glucuronic acid decarboxylase family protein, giving the protein MRILVTGGAGFIGSHLIDRLMEQGHEVLCLDNFYTGHKRNILKWFGNPYFELIRHDITEPIRLEVDQIYHLACPASPIHYQFNPVKTIKVNVLGTLYMLGLAKRVNARILLASTSEVYGDPDVHPQPEEYRGNVSCTGLRACYDEGKRVAETLAFEYHREHKTDIRVARIFNTYGPRMLENDGRVVSNFIVQALKGKPLTVYGDGSQTRSFCYVSDLVEGLMRLMNGDYIGPINLGNPGEYTILELAQMIQGMINPDTELVYKPLPQDDPKQRQPDITKAKTYLGWEPTIPLKEGLELAIKDFRERVS; this is encoded by the coding sequence ATGAGAATCTTAGTCACGGGTGGTGCTGGTTTCATTGGGTCCCATCTCATTGATCGCTTAATGGAACAGGGACACGAAGTCCTCTGCTTAGATAACTTTTATACTGGCCACAAACGCAATATTCTTAAGTGGTTTGGTAATCCTTATTTTGAGTTGATCCGACACGATATTACGGAACCCATCCGTTTAGAAGTGGATCAAATCTATCATTTAGCTTGTCCTGCTTCTCCTATTCATTATCAATTTAATCCCGTTAAAACCATCAAAGTTAATGTGTTAGGGACTTTGTATATGTTGGGTTTGGCTAAACGAGTAAATGCCCGTATCCTCTTGGCTTCGACTTCAGAAGTTTACGGTGATCCCGATGTTCATCCTCAACCAGAAGAATATCGAGGTAACGTCAGTTGTACGGGGTTACGAGCTTGTTACGATGAAGGAAAACGGGTGGCCGAAACCCTCGCTTTTGAATATCATCGAGAACACAAAACCGACATTCGAGTGGCACGCATTTTTAATACTTACGGACCAAGAATGTTAGAAAATGATGGTCGGGTAGTTAGTAACTTTATTGTACAAGCCCTAAAAGGAAAACCCTTGACTGTTTATGGTGATGGCTCTCAAACTCGAAGTTTTTGCTATGTTTCTGATTTAGTTGAAGGGTTAATGCGTCTGATGAATGGAGATTATATTGGCCCTATTAACTTAGGAAATCCAGGGGAATATACCATCTTAGAACTAGCTCAAATGATTCAAGGAATGATTAATCCTGACACTGAGTTAGTGTATAAACCCTTACCTCAAGATGATCCCAAACAAAGACAGCCAGATATTACTAAGGCAAAAACTTATTTAGGTTGGGAACCAACGATTCCTTTAAAAGAAGGCTTAGAATTAGCTATTAAGGATTTCCGAGAACGAGTATCTTAA
- a CDS encoding ATP-binding protein — MPSNNTGNNNQSLLKPFQLTVKTEIIALEKVLIWFETIAKPYLPPKILWECKLALSEGFTNTVLYAHENLPVTAPIIINVNFYQTWVDILIWNQGPFFDLKAKLTELTQQNVDPLELESERGLFFMDKLTDQLDYIRVDYERNCLKMKKFLLSNI; from the coding sequence GTGCCGTCTAATAACACAGGGAATAATAATCAATCTTTGCTTAAGCCTTTCCAACTCACTGTTAAGACTGAAATTATAGCATTAGAAAAAGTATTAATTTGGTTTGAAACTATTGCTAAACCCTATTTACCCCCTAAAATCTTATGGGAGTGTAAACTGGCTTTATCCGAAGGGTTTACTAATACAGTCCTCTATGCTCATGAAAACTTACCAGTAACAGCACCTATTATTATCAATGTTAATTTTTATCAGACTTGGGTTGATATTCTGATTTGGAACCAAGGACCGTTTTTCGATCTAAAAGCTAAATTAACTGAACTGACACAACAAAATGTTGATCCTTTAGAATTAGAGAGCGAGCGCGGGCTTTTTTTTATGGATAAATTAACTGATCAATTAGATTATATTCGGGTTGATTATGAAAGAAACTGTTTAAAAATGAAAAAATTTTTACTCAGTAATATTTAA
- a CDS encoding ACP S-malonyltransferase, which translates to MLLSSLQTEKKPTVWVFPGQGSQKLGMGRELLNFPLTQLRLQQAEYILGWSISKLWQSDDHQLSHTQYTQPCLYVFMTLLVDFLKRSGYQPNVVSGYSFGEYVALYAAEAYDFETGLKLIKKRAEIMSRLPQGSMVTLIGYDREKLKQVILDTPNVWLANDNLKYAILSGTSEAITSVLSRVAIDRVVPLPVSAAFHTPLVETAAEEFEEILDTVDFQPFSIPVFCSVDLTLSFNINQIKRNLIQQISQPVRWQMISETLVMQGIQEALQIGCGQGLLKVMKQIDPRLEINNIGSTADIDSMVIRDQLRKLSIANPEIVER; encoded by the coding sequence ATGTTATTATCCTCTTTACAAACAGAGAAAAAACCAACCGTTTGGGTTTTCCCTGGACAGGGTTCTCAAAAGTTAGGAATGGGACGGGAACTATTAAACTTTCCCTTAACCCAATTGAGATTGCAACAAGCAGAATATATTCTGGGTTGGTCGATTTCTAAACTATGGCAAAGCGATGATCATCAACTATCTCATACTCAATATACCCAACCTTGTCTTTATGTTTTTATGACACTTTTAGTTGATTTTTTGAAACGTTCAGGATATCAACCAAATGTGGTTTCAGGATATAGTTTTGGGGAATATGTTGCTTTGTATGCTGCGGAAGCTTACGATTTTGAAACAGGTCTTAAGTTGATCAAAAAACGAGCAGAAATTATGTCTCGTTTACCCCAAGGTTCTATGGTAACTTTAATCGGATACGATCGGGAAAAACTGAAACAAGTAATTCTTGATACTCCTAATGTCTGGTTAGCTAATGATAATTTAAAGTATGCCATTCTTTCCGGAACGTCTGAGGCGATTACTTCAGTTTTATCTCGTGTTGCAATTGATCGTGTGGTTCCTTTGCCAGTGAGTGCAGCTTTTCATACACCATTAGTAGAAACTGCAGCCGAGGAATTTGAGGAGATTTTAGACACTGTCGATTTTCAACCTTTTTCTATTCCTGTTTTTTGTAGTGTAGATTTGACTTTAAGTTTCAATATTAATCAAATAAAACGTAATTTGATTCAACAAATTAGTCAACCGGTTCGGTGGCAAATGATTTCTGAAACATTAGTAATGCAAGGGATTCAAGAAGCTTTGCAAATTGGTTGTGGACAAGGATTATTAAAGGTCATGAAACAGATTGATCCCAGGTTAGAAATTAATAATATTGGTTCCACTGCTGATATTGATAGTATGGTTATTCGTGATCAACTTAGGAAGCTCTCAATTGCTAATCCAGAAATTGTAGAAAGATAA
- a CDS encoding NAD(P)/FAD-dependent oxidoreductase: protein MKEITYLEIPNPNTREVCHWLQESWTPIIGKKKITPDGVRLQVVSEISPSSAEETELSIFIWSVQRTTYLKIFRWGNKPFPSQANVCRQLENEIRTAFPQQYPELPEIDASPSSIFDALEAYYPKTVHFFRKMPQGDTDLQRVYWWEKRWREGVKNPQEPKQVIFQQNQPYKPSTIAYDLIYVGGALGVIHAAVMAQLGYRVLLVERLVFGRMNREWNISRSEFQSLIDLGLLTLDEFESIIAKEYIDGFNKFFDGNNPPHLKADVLHTPKVLNIAIDTTKFLNLCGQKLKQAGGEIWERTEFIKGTIYPEGVTVSLVDLETAETKAVRGRLLVDAMGTASPIAWQLNGKRTFDSVCPTVGAVIEGFSPEVWDSKYGDVLNSHGDISRGRQLIWELFPGEGDELTIYLFHYHQVHSNNPGSLLEMYEDFFNILPEYRRCDPEKLTWKKPTFGYIPGHFSVSKSDRKVAFDRLVAIGDAASLQSPLIFTGFGSLVRNLDKLTYLLDFCLKHDLVKAKDLNQIRAYQSNVAVTWLFSKGMMVPTGKILPPERINAMLNTFFGLLADSSPEVADTFIKDRTTWLMFTRLALKAASKNPALLLWIWEMAGNQDLLRWLGSYFEFTADSIKNLLFASWFPQALKQLPDELRQRYPGLWLRLLSFQRSLTPSR, encoded by the coding sequence ATGAAGGAAATTACTTATCTAGAAATTCCCAACCCTAACACCCGTGAGGTGTGTCATTGGCTACAAGAGTCTTGGACTCCCATAATCGGCAAAAAAAAGATTACACCAGATGGGGTTCGTTTACAAGTTGTTTCTGAGATTTCTCCATCCTCAGCAGAAGAGACAGAATTATCTATCTTCATCTGGTCTGTACAACGAACCACTTATCTGAAAATTTTTCGTTGGGGAAACAAACCTTTTCCCTCACAAGCAAACGTCTGTCGTCAGTTGGAAAATGAGATCAGAACAGCATTTCCTCAGCAATATCCTGAGTTACCAGAAATCGATGCTTCCCCTTCCTCAATTTTTGATGCCTTAGAAGCTTATTACCCTAAAACAGTGCATTTTTTTCGCAAAATGCCCCAAGGGGATACAGATTTGCAACGGGTCTATTGGTGGGAAAAACGATGGCGAGAAGGGGTCAAAAATCCCCAAGAACCTAAACAGGTCATTTTTCAACAAAATCAGCCTTACAAACCTTCGACCATTGCCTATGACCTAATCTATGTTGGTGGGGCTTTAGGGGTCATTCACGCTGCTGTCATGGCACAATTAGGCTATCGAGTTTTACTGGTAGAACGGTTAGTATTTGGACGCATGAACCGTGAGTGGAATATTTCTCGGTCTGAGTTTCAAAGTTTGATTGATTTGGGGTTATTGACTCTTGATGAATTTGAATCCATTATTGCTAAAGAATATATTGATGGATTTAATAAGTTTTTTGATGGTAACAATCCTCCTCATTTAAAAGCCGATGTATTACATACTCCAAAAGTTTTAAATATCGCCATTGATACAACCAAATTTCTTAACCTCTGTGGTCAAAAATTAAAACAAGCAGGGGGAGAAATTTGGGAGAGAACGGAATTTATCAAAGGGACAATTTATCCAGAAGGAGTAACAGTTAGTTTAGTTGATTTAGAAACAGCAGAAACGAAAGCAGTTAGAGGACGTTTATTAGTTGATGCTATGGGAACTGCTTCTCCTATTGCTTGGCAACTCAATGGTAAGCGGACATTTGACAGTGTTTGTCCTACAGTTGGGGCTGTTATTGAAGGGTTTAGCCCTGAAGTTTGGGATAGTAAATATGGTGATGTTTTAAACTCTCATGGTGATATTTCCCGTGGGAGGCAACTCATTTGGGAGTTATTTCCAGGGGAAGGAGATGAATTAACTATTTATCTATTTCATTATCATCAAGTTCATTCTAATAACCCTGGTTCGTTATTAGAAATGTATGAAGATTTCTTCAATATTTTGCCCGAATATCGTCGATGTGACCCAGAAAAATTGACTTGGAAAAAGCCAACCTTTGGTTATATTCCAGGTCATTTCAGTGTCAGTAAAAGCGATCGCAAGGTAGCTTTTGATCGACTGGTCGCTATCGGAGACGCAGCCTCCCTGCAATCCCCCTTAATTTTCACTGGTTTTGGTTCTTTAGTCCGTAATTTAGATAAATTAACCTATTTATTAGATTTTTGTTTAAAACATGATCTAGTAAAAGCAAAGGATTTAAACCAAATTCGGGCATATCAAAGTAATGTAGCAGTCACTTGGTTATTTTCTAAAGGAATGATGGTTCCTACAGGAAAAATCTTGCCACCAGAGCGTATTAATGCCATGTTAAATACGTTTTTTGGTCTATTGGCTGACTCTTCCCCCGAAGTAGCTGATACCTTTATCAAGGATAGGACAACTTGGTTGATGTTCACCCGACTAGCTTTAAAAGCTGCCAGTAAAAACCCTGCTTTATTGCTTTGGATCTGGGAAATGGCAGGTAATCAAGATTTACTCCGTTGGCTTGGATCTTATTTTGAATTTACTGCTGATAGCATCAAAAATCTACTGTTTGCTTCCTGGTTTCCCCAAGCTTTGAAACAACTCCCTGACGAGTTACGACAACGATATCCAGGTTTATGGTTACGGTTGTTGAGTTTCCAACGGAGTTTGACCCCTTCTCGATAA
- a CDS encoding ABC transporter substrate-binding protein, with translation MSKLIDFSKVALWGLLGLILSFLISCNGGQSPTADQELEFWTMQLQPQFTPYFTELIKQFEQDHEGIKIRWVDIPWEAMESKILTAVSANTAPDVVNLNPNFASKLASRNAWLNLTENNYLTPEEKQEYLPNIWDAGTVNNISFGLPWYLTTQITIYNQELLKQAGIEKAPKTFQELAEMAATLKEKTGKYAMFFTFVPGDSGEVLESLVQMGVTLFDENGKAAFNSREGLEAFNYWVNLYQQELLPPEVLTQGHRHAIDLYQSGEIALLSTGAESFPVIIKNAPTIAEVSAASPQITGETGKRNVAVMNLVIPKSTDKPQEAIEFATFVTNTENQLKFAKEANVLPSTIQAIETYINEQENSTEATPLSQAIAISAKQLKEAEVLVPPQDNINQLQKIIYENLQAAMLNEKTVEQALQDAAEAWNNLNNNA, from the coding sequence ATGAGTAAATTAATTGATTTCAGTAAAGTGGCTTTATGGGGATTATTAGGCTTAATCTTGAGTTTTCTAATTAGTTGTAACGGTGGTCAATCTCCCACCGCAGACCAAGAACTAGAATTTTGGACAATGCAACTACAACCCCAATTTACTCCCTATTTTACCGAATTAATTAAACAATTTGAACAAGACCACGAAGGGATCAAAATTCGTTGGGTTGACATTCCTTGGGAAGCCATGGAAAGTAAAATTTTAACCGCCGTTTCTGCTAATACTGCCCCTGATGTGGTGAATCTTAACCCTAATTTTGCTTCTAAATTAGCCAGTCGTAACGCTTGGTTAAATTTAACCGAAAATAATTATCTTACCCCTGAAGAAAAACAAGAATATTTACCCAATATTTGGGATGCTGGAACCGTTAATAATATTAGTTTTGGTTTACCCTGGTATTTAACCACCCAAATTACCATTTACAATCAAGAATTACTCAAACAAGCAGGGATTGAAAAAGCCCCGAAAACCTTTCAAGAATTAGCAGAAATGGCTGCAACCTTAAAAGAAAAAACAGGAAAATATGCCATGTTTTTTACCTTTGTACCTGGAGATTCTGGGGAAGTTTTAGAATCCTTGGTACAAATGGGTGTTACTTTATTTGATGAAAATGGAAAAGCTGCTTTTAATAGTCGAGAAGGGTTAGAAGCGTTCAATTATTGGGTCAATTTATATCAACAAGAATTATTACCCCCAGAAGTGTTAACCCAAGGTCATCGTCATGCGATCGACTTATATCAATCAGGAGAAATTGCCTTATTATCAACTGGTGCAGAATCGTTTCCAGTGATTATAAAAAATGCTCCTACCATTGCCGAAGTCTCTGCAGCCTCCCCTCAAATAACAGGAGAAACCGGCAAAAGAAATGTGGCAGTGATGAATTTAGTTATCCCTAAAAGTACCGATAAACCCCAAGAAGCAATTGAATTTGCCACCTTCGTTACTAATACGGAAAATCAATTGAAATTTGCCAAAGAAGCCAACGTTTTACCCTCCACCATACAAGCCATAGAAACCTATATTAATGAGCAAGAAAACTCAACAGAAGCAACTCCATTATCACAAGCGATCGCTATTAGTGCTAAACAATTAAAAGAAGCTGAAGTTTTAGTACCACCCCAGGATAATATTAACCAATTACAAAAGATTATCTACGAAAATCTACAAGCTGCTATGTTAAACGAAAAAACCGTTGAACAAGCCTTACAAGACGCTGCTGAGGCTTGGAATAATCTCAATAATAATGCTTAA
- a CDS encoding anti-sigma factor antagonist (This anti-anti-sigma factor, or anti-sigma factor antagonist, belongs to a family that includes characterized members SpoIIAA, RsbV, RsfA, and RsfB.), with the protein MTIQTPETPFPIVIVDNYPVMKMPKRLTVLEAVHFKQVCHRFLASGSLPKQLILDFNQTEFMDSSGVGALVHNFKAAKNNNVSLILYQTPPPVMAVLSMTGLDEVIPITTTLETYQSTIGSAQPPETHPSVRSWIKRTIDIVGSLVGLLITAFLYIPIAITIKLDSPGPVFFYQTRCGWLGKRFQIIKFRSMCADAEALKQKVPNQAQGAIFKNTHDPRITRVGRFLRRTSLDELPQFWNVLKGEMSLVGTRPPTPDEVERYEVPQWQRLNVKPGMTGEWQVYGRSRITNFEQVIELDLRYQKNWSHWYDLQLILKTVLILFHKNSGAV; encoded by the coding sequence ATGACTATCCAAACACCAGAAACTCCCTTCCCCATTGTTATTGTTGACAATTACCCTGTAATGAAAATGCCCAAACGTCTCACCGTATTAGAGGCGGTACATTTCAAGCAGGTCTGTCATCGATTTTTAGCCTCTGGTTCGCTTCCTAAACAGCTAATTTTAGACTTCAATCAAACTGAATTTATGGATAGTAGTGGGGTAGGTGCTTTAGTCCATAACTTTAAGGCCGCTAAAAATAACAATGTTTCTCTGATTCTTTACCAAACTCCTCCCCCAGTCATGGCAGTATTATCCATGACGGGACTGGATGAGGTGATTCCTATCACCACTACCCTCGAAACCTATCAATCTACTATCGGTTCTGCACAACCCCCAGAAACCCATCCCTCTGTTCGATCTTGGATAAAACGGACGATAGATATTGTAGGCAGTTTGGTGGGTTTGCTCATTACCGCTTTTTTATATATCCCCATCGCTATCACCATCAAGTTAGATAGTCCAGGTCCAGTCTTTTTTTATCAAACTCGTTGTGGTTGGCTAGGAAAACGCTTTCAAATTATTAAATTTCGTTCCATGTGTGCCGATGCTGAAGCCCTAAAACAGAAAGTTCCCAACCAAGCCCAAGGAGCTATCTTTAAAAATACCCATGACCCCCGTATTACCAGAGTTGGGCGTTTTTTACGGCGTACTAGCTTAGACGAATTACCGCAATTTTGGAATGTCTTAAAAGGAGAAATGAGTTTAGTGGGAACCCGTCCCCCAACTCCTGACGAAGTCGAACGCTATGAAGTTCCCCAATGGCAACGCTTGAATGTTAAACCCGGTATGACAGGAGAGTGGCAAGTATACGGGCGATCGCGAATTACCAATTTTGAACAGGTGATTGAACTAGACCTCAGGTATCAAAAAAATTGGAGTCATTGGTACGATCTTCAACTTATCTTGAAGACTGTGTTAATTTTATTTCATAAGAATAGTGGTGCCGTCTAA
- the pyk gene encoding pyruvate kinase, whose amino-acid sequence MSFNSIARRTKIVATIGPATQNKEILRQLILAGATTLRLNFSHGDHDYHKHSIRLIRQTAYELNQPVAILQDLQGPKIRLGKFVNGPITLKPGDPFILTSRDVECNQTISSISYEYLSQEVPEQARILMDDGKVEMRVERVDKENKDLHCQVVVGGVLSDSKGVNFPGVYLSVKALTKKDKKDLLFGLDQGVDWIALSFVRNPQDILEIKEIIANAGKNVPVIAKIEKHEAIEDMEEILSLCNGVMVARGDLGVELPPEDVPILQKRLIATANKLGIPVITATQMLDSMANNPRPTRAEVSDVANAILDGTDAVMLSNETAVGKYPVEAVATMATIAERIEKEPTTTKMMSEEKQSIPNAISSAVSHIAQELNAAAIMSLTKTGSTARNVSKFRPQIPILAVTPHVDVARQLQLVWGVKPLLVLDLASATQTFQSAVNVAQENHLLKDGDLVVMTAGTLQGVAGSTDLIKVEMVKAILGKGVGVGQGSASGRARIAHHARELGNFEPGDILVVPGTNAEFVDMMRKASGIITEESSLTSHAAVIGLRLGVPVIVGFKEATQKIREGAIITVDAQKGLVYSGVVTSNSHYGAM is encoded by the coding sequence ATGTCCTTTAATTCTATAGCTCGCCGAACCAAAATCGTGGCAACCATCGGTCCTGCTACCCAAAATAAAGAAATTTTACGTCAATTAATTTTAGCAGGGGCGACTACCCTACGACTTAATTTTTCTCATGGTGATCATGACTATCATAAACATAGTATTCGTCTCATTCGTCAAACGGCTTATGAGTTAAATCAACCAGTTGCCATTTTACAAGATTTACAAGGACCCAAAATACGTCTAGGTAAATTTGTCAATGGACCGATTACCCTAAAACCGGGTGATCCTTTTATTTTGACCAGTCGTGATGTCGAATGTAATCAAACCATCAGTTCTATCAGCTATGAATACCTCTCTCAAGAAGTTCCTGAACAAGCCAGAATTTTAATGGATGATGGGAAAGTCGAAATGCGGGTCGAACGGGTAGATAAAGAGAATAAAGACCTTCATTGTCAGGTTGTGGTGGGGGGGGTGTTGTCTGATAGTAAGGGGGTCAACTTTCCAGGGGTTTATTTATCCGTTAAAGCATTAACCAAAAAAGATAAAAAAGATTTGCTGTTTGGTTTAGATCAAGGGGTCGACTGGATTGCTTTGAGTTTTGTGAGAAATCCTCAAGATATTCTTGAAATTAAAGAAATCATCGCTAATGCAGGAAAAAATGTGCCTGTCATCGCCAAAATAGAAAAACATGAGGCGATCGAAGATATGGAAGAAATTCTTTCTTTGTGTAACGGGGTTATGGTAGCACGGGGAGACTTAGGGGTAGAGTTACCCCCCGAAGATGTTCCCATTCTGCAAAAACGGTTAATTGCGACGGCCAATAAATTAGGTATTCCTGTGATTACAGCGACCCAAATGTTGGATAGTATGGCCAATAATCCTCGGCCTACCCGTGCGGAAGTTTCTGATGTGGCCAATGCTATCTTGGACGGAACCGATGCGGTGATGTTATCCAATGAAACCGCCGTGGGTAAATATCCGGTGGAAGCGGTGGCCACCATGGCCACCATCGCTGAACGCATCGAAAAGGAACCCACGACCACTAAAATGATGTCTGAAGAGAAACAATCCATTCCTAATGCTATTTCTTCGGCGGTCAGTCATATTGCCCAAGAACTCAATGCAGCGGCCATCATGTCTTTGACTAAAACTGGCTCAACAGCCCGAAATGTCTCAAAATTCCGTCCTCAAATTCCAATTTTAGCGGTGACTCCCCATGTAGACGTGGCACGACAATTACAGTTAGTATGGGGGGTAAAACCTTTATTGGTGCTGGATTTAGCCTCAGCCACTCAAACCTTCCAATCGGCGGTTAATGTCGCTCAAGAGAATCATTTACTCAAAGATGGAGATTTAGTGGTGATGACCGCCGGAACTCTACAAGGGGTAGCAGGCTCGACGGATTTGATTAAAGTAGAAATGGTCAAAGCTATCTTGGGAAAGGGGGTCGGCGTTGGCCAGGGTTCGGCGAGTGGACGAGCTAGAATCGCCCATCATGCCAGAGAATTAGGTAATTTTGAACCAGGGGATATTCTGGTGGTTCCAGGAACCAACGCCGAGTTTGTTGACATGATGCGTAAAGCTTCAGGTATTATTACCGAGGAATCCAGTCTCACCAGTCATGCTGCTGTGATTGGGTTGCGTTTAGGGGTTCCCGTTATTGTGGGATTTAAAGAAGCAACCCAAAAGATTCGAGAAGGGGCAATTATTACGGTGGATGCTCAAAAAGGGTTAGTGTATTCGGGTGTTGTGACCAGTAACAGTCATTATGGTGCCATGTAA
- a CDS encoding UDP-glucose dehydrogenase family protein: protein MRVCVIGTGYVGLVTGVCLSHIGHHVICIDNNEEKVKLMKSGQSPIYEPGLSELMHGCMEAGRLEFTSDLAAGVDHGEILFIAVGTPALPTGESDTRYVEAVARGIGENLNGGYKVIVNKSTVPIGSGDWVRMIVMDGLAKREESPATVEFDVVSNPEFLREGSAVYDTFNPDRIVLGSNSDQAIAMMQELYQPLVDRKFAEQQALPPVPVVVTDLNSAEMIKYAANAFLATKISFINEVANICDRVGADVTQVAAGIGLDSRIGNKFLQAGIGWGGSCFPKDVLALIHTASDYNYETELLNAAVHVNKRQRLIAVEKLQQELKILKGKTIGLLGLTFKPDTDDMRDAPSLIIIEQLNRLGAKVKAYDPIVSQSGLSHGLSGVLIETDPEMLADSCDALVLVTDWKEFLTLNYGKMAQVMANPVIIDGRNFLDRSKLEMAGFHYVGIGR, encoded by the coding sequence ATGCGTGTTTGTGTCATTGGAACTGGTTATGTTGGCTTAGTGACTGGGGTTTGTTTATCTCATATTGGCCATCATGTTATTTGTATTGATAATAATGAGGAAAAGGTTAAACTGATGAAGTCTGGTCAGTCACCTATTTATGAACCGGGCCTCTCTGAATTAATGCACGGTTGTATGGAAGCAGGCCGTTTAGAATTTACCTCAGATTTAGCAGCCGGTGTTGACCACGGAGAAATCCTCTTTATTGCCGTAGGAACCCCTGCTTTACCTACCGGAGAAAGCGATACCCGTTATGTTGAAGCGGTAGCCAGAGGCATTGGTGAAAATCTAAATGGGGGTTACAAGGTCATTGTTAACAAGTCTACGGTTCCCATTGGTTCGGGAGACTGGGTGAGAATGATTGTGATGGATGGGTTGGCTAAACGGGAAGAGTCACCTGCTACTGTCGAGTTTGATGTAGTCAGTAACCCTGAATTTTTACGGGAAGGTTCGGCGGTTTACGATACGTTTAACCCTGATCGCATTGTTCTCGGTAGCAATAGTGATCAAGCGATCGCTATGATGCAAGAACTCTATCAACCTTTGGTAGATCGCAAATTTGCTGAACAACAAGCCTTACCTCCGGTTCCTGTGGTAGTCACGGACTTAAACTCTGCTGAGATGATCAAATACGCTGCTAATGCTTTCTTAGCTACTAAAATTAGTTTCATTAACGAAGTAGCCAATATCTGCGATCGGGTTGGGGCTGATGTAACTCAAGTGGCTGCTGGTATTGGTTTAGATTCTCGTATTGGTAATAAATTCTTACAAGCTGGAATTGGTTGGGGCGGATCTTGTTTTCCTAAAGATGTTCTGGCTTTAATTCATACAGCCAGTGATTACAATTACGAGACGGAATTACTCAATGCTGCTGTTCATGTGAACAAGCGACAACGATTAATTGCTGTTGAAAAATTACAACAAGAATTAAAAATTCTCAAAGGAAAGACCATCGGTTTATTAGGCTTAACTTTTAAACCAGATACTGATGATATGCGAGATGCACCGTCTTTAATTATCATTGAACAGTTAAACCGTCTAGGGGCTAAAGTTAAAGCTTATGACCCGATTGTATCTCAATCTGGCCTCAGTCACGGCTTATCAGGGGTTCTTATTGAAACAGACCCGGAAATGTTAGCTGATAGTTGTGATGCGCTGGTTTTAGTCACAGATTGGAAAGAATTCCTAACCTTGAATTATGGAAAAATGGCACAAGTGATGGCTAATCCTGTCATTATCGATGGCCGTAATTTCCTGGATCGTTCTAAATTAGAAATGGCTGGTTTCCATTATGTGGGAATTGGACGTTAA